Proteins from one Tautonia rosea genomic window:
- a CDS encoding FAD-dependent oxidoreductase gives MLFAIIIAVLGAPRVPAPTVDDGQTFDVVVYGGTSAGIAAAVQADRMGKSVVVVSPDVHLGGLSSGGLGWTDSGRKDGIGGISREFYHRVWQKYQEPDAWRWQSRDDYGNKGQGTPAIDGENRTMWIFEPHIAEAVFEDLVADHDIPVVRDAWLDRNAGVEKNGNRIVRITTLDGQTFRGSMFIDATYEGDLMAAAGVSYTVGRESNAQYGETLNGVQKKRAVSHQFDFPVDPYVTPGDPSSGLLPLIHDEDPGLDGEADHRLQAYCFRMCLTDHPENRVPFAKPEGYDPNQYELLRRYLQSGFKGVFNKFDPIPNRKTDTNNHGAFSTDNIGMNYDYPEASYERRREIIAEHEQYQKGLMYFLANDPDIPDDIRSKATSYGLSRDEFTDNDHWPHQIYVREARRMVSDFVMTERHLRGIDATPDSVGMGSYNMDSHNVQRYVDENGHARNEGDIQISPGGPYQISYRALVPKEEECANLVVPVCLSSSHIAYGSIRMEPVFMILGQSAATGAVLAIDHDTSVQEIPADALRDRLLQDGQVLDLPDSTSNRPNVSFQSSELDGIVIDDEEAELVGNWGISSALRPFVDLGYRHDHHEGKGTKAATYHAALEPGSYEVRIAYAPSSNRATNVPILIHHAEGQTALTVNQRQSPAGPGPFQSLGTFRFDGESRVEVRNEGTNGHVILDAVQFLPR, from the coding sequence ATGCTGTTCGCGATCATCATTGCCGTCCTGGGCGCTCCTCGTGTTCCCGCGCCGACCGTCGATGACGGGCAAACGTTCGACGTGGTCGTTTACGGCGGCACATCGGCGGGCATTGCCGCGGCGGTGCAGGCCGACCGCATGGGCAAGTCCGTCGTGGTCGTCTCGCCCGATGTCCACCTCGGCGGCCTCTCCAGCGGCGGCCTCGGCTGGACCGACAGCGGCCGCAAGGACGGCATCGGCGGCATCTCCCGAGAGTTCTACCACCGCGTCTGGCAGAAGTATCAGGAGCCCGACGCCTGGCGATGGCAGTCGCGCGACGACTACGGCAACAAAGGGCAGGGCACCCCCGCCATCGACGGCGAGAATCGGACCATGTGGATCTTCGAGCCCCACATCGCCGAAGCCGTGTTCGAGGATCTCGTCGCCGATCACGACATCCCGGTCGTCCGAGACGCCTGGCTCGACCGGAACGCTGGTGTCGAGAAAAACGGCAACCGGATCGTCCGCATCACCACCCTCGACGGCCAGACCTTCCGCGGCTCCATGTTCATCGACGCGACCTATGAAGGCGACCTGATGGCCGCCGCCGGCGTCTCGTACACCGTTGGCCGCGAGTCGAACGCCCAGTACGGCGAAACCCTCAACGGCGTCCAGAAGAAACGCGCCGTCAGCCACCAGTTCGATTTCCCGGTCGATCCCTACGTCACTCCCGGCGACCCCTCCAGCGGATTGCTCCCTCTCATCCACGACGAAGACCCCGGCCTCGACGGCGAAGCCGACCACCGGCTTCAGGCCTACTGCTTCCGGATGTGCCTGACCGATCACCCCGAGAACCGCGTCCCCTTTGCGAAGCCCGAAGGCTACGACCCGAATCAGTACGAGCTGCTCCGCCGCTACCTTCAGAGCGGTTTCAAGGGGGTCTTCAACAAGTTCGACCCCATTCCCAACCGCAAGACCGACACCAACAACCACGGCGCCTTCTCGACCGACAACATCGGCATGAACTACGACTACCCCGAGGCCTCGTACGAACGCCGTCGCGAGATCATCGCCGAGCACGAGCAGTATCAAAAGGGCCTGATGTACTTCCTCGCCAACGATCCCGATATCCCCGACGACATCCGCTCGAAGGCCACCAGCTACGGCCTCTCCCGCGATGAGTTCACCGACAACGACCACTGGCCGCATCAAATCTATGTGCGGGAAGCCCGCCGGATGGTCTCCGACTTCGTCATGACCGAGCGCCACCTCCGAGGGATCGACGCCACGCCCGACTCCGTCGGCATGGGTTCGTACAACATGGACAGTCATAACGTTCAACGTTATGTGGATGAAAACGGCCACGCCCGAAACGAGGGGGACATCCAGATCAGCCCCGGCGGCCCGTATCAGATCAGCTACCGGGCCCTCGTGCCGAAAGAGGAGGAGTGCGCCAACCTCGTCGTGCCGGTCTGCCTCTCCTCGTCGCACATTGCCTACGGGTCGATTCGGATGGAGCCGGTCTTCATGATCCTCGGCCAGTCAGCCGCCACTGGGGCGGTTCTGGCGATCGACCATGATACCTCCGTCCAGGAGATCCCGGCCGACGCCCTCCGCGACCGCCTGCTCCAGGACGGCCAGGTGCTCGACCTGCCCGATTCCACCTCGAACCGCCCAAACGTCTCGTTCCAGTCGTCCGAGCTTGACGGCATTGTCATCGACGACGAGGAGGCGGAACTGGTCGGCAACTGGGGGATCAGCTCGGCGCTTAGGCCGTTCGTCGATCTCGGCTACCGGCACGATCACCACGAGGGGAAGGGAACCAAGGCCGCAACCTATCACGCCGCACTCGAACCAGGATCGTACGAGGTCCGGATCGCCTACGCCCCCTCCTCGAACCGAGCAACCAATGTTCCGATCCTCATTCACCACGCCGAAGGTCAGACGGCCTTGACGGTCAACCAGCGGCAATCACCGGCCGGCCCCGGCCCGTTCCAATCACTCGGCACCTTCCGATTCGACGGTGAATCGCGTGTCGAGGTCCGCAACGAGGGGACCAACGGCCACGTCATTCTCGACGCCGTGCAGTTTCTCCCGCGATGA
- a CDS encoding SLC13 family permease, with translation MCVWLMVVLLVFGAGTAATAQPPDAPAGKPGEVEQELMPIDAAPGAAAPDANRAAEPPKLGFGAWFTLGLTAVVLLTLVRDWAPPDVVFLGAAVLLALFGVLDPSEAFSGFSNPGVLTVAGMFVVAAGLRETGVLDIIGDRLLGRVGTPEGARAKLAALVVPSSAVINNTPIVAMLLPVVVDWCRRQRVAPSSVLMHLSFLSILGGCCTLIGTSTNLVVHGLLLKQNDPSLPGLGFLELGWAGFPCAMVGVAYLLFIAPRLTPKRKDVLQQLSEARREYLSELMVSPGCKLVGKTVEEAGLRHLPGLFLIEIDRDGEAIGPVEPDVELHAGDRLIFTGDVSTIAELEKVPGLMPAAQPEYEIAAGSGVDRPGHRLCEAVLSSASPLVNRSVREAGFRGMYDAAVVAVHRNGERLAGKVGDIVLRPGDTLLLQVGPDFSRAFRDHRDFYLISEVEGSTSPRHLRAPVAAILTGLMVLAIASNLVEPAVAALLAGGLMVATRCLGRPDALRSVEWPVLLAIASSLGLAEAMDKTGAAAAGADLLVAATRSLGPIAALAALYLGTMLLNELVTNNAAAALAFPLALETARTLGAESRPFIIAITLAASFAFASPIGYQTHMMVYGPGGYRYGDFLRVGLPLNLLLWVTAIIIVPIIWPL, from the coding sequence ATGTGCGTCTGGTTGATGGTGGTGCTGCTGGTCTTTGGCGCCGGAACCGCCGCGACGGCCCAACCGCCCGACGCCCCGGCGGGCAAGCCCGGGGAGGTTGAGCAGGAGCTGATGCCGATCGACGCGGCTCCGGGAGCCGCTGCCCCCGATGCCAACCGCGCGGCCGAGCCGCCGAAGCTCGGCTTCGGGGCCTGGTTCACGCTCGGACTGACGGCGGTGGTCTTGCTGACGCTGGTCCGAGATTGGGCGCCGCCGGACGTCGTCTTTCTGGGGGCGGCGGTGTTGCTGGCTCTGTTCGGGGTGTTGGACCCGAGCGAGGCGTTCAGTGGGTTTTCGAATCCGGGGGTGTTGACGGTCGCCGGGATGTTTGTGGTGGCGGCCGGCCTGCGCGAGACGGGGGTGCTCGACATCATCGGCGATCGCTTGCTCGGCCGGGTTGGCACGCCCGAGGGGGCCCGGGCGAAGCTGGCGGCCCTGGTTGTGCCGAGTTCAGCGGTGATCAACAACACGCCGATCGTGGCGATGCTCTTACCAGTGGTGGTTGACTGGTGCCGGAGGCAGCGGGTGGCTCCGTCGTCGGTCCTGATGCACCTGTCGTTCCTCTCGATCCTCGGCGGCTGCTGCACGCTGATCGGGACGAGCACGAACCTGGTGGTGCACGGTCTCTTGCTGAAGCAGAACGACCCGAGCCTGCCGGGCCTCGGGTTTCTGGAACTCGGCTGGGCAGGCTTTCCGTGCGCAATGGTCGGGGTGGCGTACCTGCTGTTCATCGCTCCTCGGCTGACACCCAAGCGCAAGGACGTGTTGCAGCAGCTCAGCGAGGCAAGACGCGAGTACCTTTCGGAACTGATGGTCTCCCCTGGCTGCAAGCTGGTGGGCAAGACGGTCGAGGAGGCCGGCTTGCGGCACCTGCCGGGGCTCTTCCTCATTGAGATCGACCGCGATGGCGAGGCGATCGGCCCGGTCGAGCCCGATGTGGAGCTGCACGCCGGCGACCGCCTGATCTTCACCGGAGACGTCTCGACCATCGCCGAGCTGGAGAAGGTCCCCGGCCTGATGCCCGCCGCGCAGCCCGAGTACGAGATCGCCGCCGGGTCCGGTGTCGATCGACCCGGCCACCGGCTCTGCGAGGCGGTGCTGAGCTCGGCCTCTCCGCTGGTGAACCGGAGTGTTCGGGAGGCCGGCTTCCGGGGGATGTACGACGCGGCGGTTGTTGCCGTCCACCGCAACGGCGAACGCCTGGCGGGCAAGGTCGGCGATATCGTCTTGCGGCCCGGCGACACCTTGCTCCTTCAGGTCGGCCCCGACTTCAGCCGGGCCTTCCGCGATCACCGGGACTTTTATCTCATCTCCGAGGTTGAAGGCTCGACCAGCCCCCGGCACCTTCGCGCCCCGGTCGCGGCCATCCTGACCGGCCTGATGGTGTTGGCGATCGCCTCGAACCTCGTCGAGCCGGCCGTCGCCGCCCTGCTCGCCGGCGGCCTGATGGTCGCCACCCGATGCCTCGGGAGGCCCGACGCCCTCCGCTCGGTCGAGTGGCCCGTCCTGCTGGCGATCGCCTCCTCCCTCGGCCTGGCCGAGGCCATGGACAAGACCGGCGCCGCCGCCGCCGGGGCCGATCTGTTGGTGGCCGCCACCCGATCCCTCGGCCCGATCGCCGCCCTGGCGGCGCTTTATCTCGGCACAATGCTGCTCAATGAGCTGGTCACCAACAACGCCGCCGCCGCCCTCGCCTTCCCCCTGGCTTTGGAAACCGCCCGGACCCTCGGCGCCGAGTCCCGGCCGTTCATCATCGCCATCACCCTGGCCGCCTCGTTCGCGTTTGCCTCGCCGATCGGCTACCAGACCCACATGATGGTGTACGGCCCCGGCGGCTACCGCTACGGCGACTTCCTCCGCGTGGGCCTGCCGTTGAACCTGTTGCTCTGGGTGACGGCGATCATCATCGTCCCCATCATCTGGCCGCTCTGA
- a CDS encoding PilZ domain-containing protein has translation MKSLLGLFDFSSKPDRVSKPTGPNRRQSIRYGADAEIAIGWWEGDDFQRVVGALLDISQGGAAVVVSGQHVPPEGTAHMLLAEDGGADWLDVIILSIRREPAGPVILHLQFVGDGSYAFFRSALPGTDLGGRGIAYESGEYDPRDWR, from the coding sequence ATGAAGTCATTGCTGGGCCTCTTTGATTTCTCCTCGAAACCGGATCGGGTGAGCAAACCGACCGGACCGAACCGCCGGCAATCGATCCGATACGGAGCGGACGCCGAGATCGCGATCGGCTGGTGGGAAGGAGACGACTTTCAGCGGGTTGTGGGGGCCTTGCTCGACATCTCCCAGGGCGGGGCGGCGGTCGTCGTGTCCGGCCAGCACGTTCCCCCCGAAGGAACCGCCCACATGCTCCTCGCTGAAGACGGCGGAGCCGACTGGCTCGACGTCATCATCCTCTCGATTCGCCGCGAGCCGGCCGGGCCGGTGATTCTGCACCTCCAGTTCGTCGGCGACGGCTCCTATGCCTTCTTCCGATCGGCCTTGCCCGGAACCGACCTCGGCGGCCGCGGCATTGCCTACGAGTCTGGCGAATACGACCCAAGGGACTGGCGATAA